From the genome of Lutra lutra chromosome 8, mLutLut1.2, whole genome shotgun sequence:
AGGGGACTTTCTCCTCGACCTACCTGCCCCATCCCTCACCTGTACCACTTCTCTGGCTCCAGCAGCATCTGCAAAGGTGAGACCACTGCAGTCTAAGACCACCACCCTGACGGGCTCAGCAACTAGGACGGGAGAAGGCAGGAGTGGCCAGATGCCCCCACAGGGTGCGTGCCCAGTCTCCCTCCTTGTCATCCCATCTCACCTGCATTGGGTGGGCCATCTGTCTTTGGAGCCTCCTGTGAGTAGAGAAGGGCAGTTACCACCTCCAAGACACCAGCACGAACGCACGCCCCATAAGCACAGTGATCTCCTTCAGAAGAcccacctgcttccctctcccggAGAAGCCACCCTCCCCTCTGACCAGGTCTCTCACCTTGCCTCCTTCTCCAAGCCCCAGGTGCCACTCCAGGGTGCGGCGAAACTGCCCACGGGTCCCAAAGTAGAGGGGTGCTGGGTAGCTCAGGATGCAGAGCCCTGGGACCTTGAGGAGCTAAGAAGGCAGAGGGTCAGAAAAACACCCGTGTCTGGTCTTCCCTTCCCTCATTGTCCATAGCCCACGCACCTTGTGGCTCTCTCTGAGTGGCCTGTAGAGCTCCGTCCCCTCAGCAAGTccaagtgccaggcactgcaccCTGGGTGGGAAGCTGGGGTCAGATCCCCAGCCTGGCCTGACTGGAGAGTCACCCCAGGCACCTGTTGTCTCCCCACTGTGCTTCCCGGCTCATCTCCACTCTCACCTCTGGGTACGGCAGATCACAGTCATCATGGAGAAGACCACGCCTATGGCCAGGCCTAGGTCCACACTCAGGATCACTACGGCCACCCATGTGACCACCCATACAGCCTGCAGGACAGGGTTGGGAGTGAAAGGCCAGGCCGTCACTGCTAGGGAAAGAGGTCCAGGGGCGAGGTGCCTGCCAAGGCAAACGATAGGAAGGGATGGCCCAGGAGAAGGTAGCAAGAATgacaggaggaagggacaggatTGACTCAGCAGGCGATATGCACCAAATATAATGACCCTGAAGGGGTCCaacctccaccctccaccctgtGTCTGGGTAATGGGATTAGGAGGTAGGCATGTTGGAGTGGGGCGTGGTGGGGGTACTACAGAATGTAGGACCAGGACAATTAGCTTCAAtccagggcagaggctggggatgCTGGGAAATGGGAGGGGGCAATCTGGGATAATGTTGCCACTTCTCACAAAGTCCATGCGGCTGATGCGCCATAGCTGTGGCAGTTCCTGCATCTGGAAGAACATCTGGCGCATGCTGGAGATGTTGATACAGGCCAGGACAGCCTTGGGGCAGAGAAGGCAAGCTGACTGCCTCAGTGTCCTAGAATATAGCCACCCCTCCCGGCCACCCCCAATAGCTCTTCTGTTCCTTACCTTGGGCAGGTAATAGAAGAAGGGCCCCAGCCACAGCAGCACCGAGAGGACAACTATGCAGGAGAAGAGGCCTGCCAGCTAGAAAGGAGGAGGAATGGAAGCCCAGAAGCAAAGGGATCTCATCCCCCACTGTGAGAGAGCTGGCCACCCTGCCCACTCTACCTTGCCTTCCCTGGAACTCTCCCTCCTTCCGAATCCCTGTCCATGAAGATATTCCTCAGTCTTCCACTCTCTTCTTGCTACTCTGCATCTCACACCTacttttccccctctcccaatTAAATGCCTCTCATTTGCCAGTCTCTACCTAGATGTAGTTCAATTTCCCTATTTTTGTAGCCCATGACCATCTTAAAAGCCACTGTTGGATGACCCTAAAAGCAGGCTCACCACATTCTTAGGGGACCAGCAAAGTAGGAAACCAGAATTATTAGGGGGAGACTTTCATTTGTGATATGTCCCATGGTGGGGGTGTGGAAATCAGAAGTTTGTctctcaaatttattttacagttcagttttgtttttattttgagctaCATGTGGGCACTGTAAACTTTTTGAGTGCTTAGAGTCTACAaaggtctttttttgttgttgttaaagatttttatttatttatttgacacagaaagatcacaagtaggcagagaggcagggggaagcaggctctcctctgagcagagagcccgatgcagggctccatcccaggaccccggaatcatgacctgagctgaaggcataacccactgagccacacaggtgcctgtGTCTACAAAGGTCTTAATGAAGCTTAGttatcttctctccatctcccacctAGAAATTCCCACCCCCTCCCGCACAGACTCCTAACCTCCTCTATATGGCGGCCCTCTGGGGATCCACCCATCCTCCACCTGTTTCTTCACCACCGCACATCCCCCTGGATACCTACCCACCCTTCTCCTCATCCAAGACATGCTCTTACCTGTGTGTTCCCACCAGCATCCACTAGTAGGCTGGTGGTTGCCAATGTGGCGGAGTTGGgaaagcaggagaagagggaggagatgaGGTTGGAGACACCATGGGCCAAGAGCTCCTGGAGGGATGCAGTgagatgaagaggagagagacaaggGCATGGGGAGGGCGCATCAGATTACGGGGTTTTCTTGTGAATGAATTGGGGTCCTCAGTCGGAGTCACACCTGGTTGGAGTCAATAGTGTAGCTATACTTGTCTGCATAGATGGAGGCCAGGGAGGCGGACACAGCAAAAGCAACCAGCGCGATGGGCAGTGAGTCAACCAGaatcctgggcagctcagtcaggtTAGGGAGGTGAGGCTGGGGGAATCTGGAGAGAGAGGGATCCAAGGTGAGGATGGGTTGGTCCTAAGAAGGATAtggggaagacagagaaaacaggTGGGATGGGTCAAGAGGAAGTGctgggtgggagaaatgggagaagagCAGGTTCTTGATTCCCTTACCCTCCAGGCAGCAGCCCCACTATCTGGACGTTGTATCTTGTGTCCAGGGAAGAGGTGAAGCAGAGCACAGAGGCCAGAAGCACCTGGGAAAGAGAGCAAATTAGGGCATGACAGGAGATGGGCTTCCTGGCAGAGACGAGAAAGAGCTTCACGGAGAAAAAGGATTCTAAGGCAACTGGTAGTTGTTTTCGGAGGCCCAGCCCCTGGGGGCTCTGGGATGTGTTTGGGTTGGGTGCCTGGCTGCCCATTTAGAGTGCAGGAcggtggggatgggagagaggaatGATGTATATGCGATGTTAtagaaagagatggaagaagaggGACTCCCATGAGGGATGGTAGACATCAAGAAGTGTACCGAGCCATTCTAGGTAGGAGAGCTGGGATATATCTCGGCATAGATGGCGTATGAGTGGAGAGGCAGAACACTTATTTAgtcgggggagagagagaaatgtaggTGGgcgtgggaagggagagaaactgTGAACAGTGAACAGCGAAGGACGAAGGACGGGGTGAGGGGAGAGATGTGAGTGGACAGTGCCGTGGCGAGCGACACCGCAAGGGAGCGCTGTAAGCAGGAAGAAGGCTTTGTAAGAGGTCCAGGAGAGGCTCCGTGcgagaagtgggtgggggattCCAGAGGGTCAAAATGTTCTGGGAAGAGGCCTGGAAAGGGACACGGATGCGCAGAGTTCTCCTCTGTAAACTCGTTGCATTCCACGAGGGGGCGGCAGCGGCCAGCTCCTCCCCGACGGGCAAAGGGCTGTGTGGTGCAGGGGGCACCCCCGACCCGGGAGCCATCCTCACCATGACGATTTCCCCTGGGATCGGGGTGGGTAGCTTGTCCCGGAATCTCACGTTCAATTCTTTGACGGGCACGAGCAGCGCCAGGCTGAGTGCCGAGATGGTCAGTTCTGCCGGACTGCTCCGGGGCAGCGCGGTCAGCACAGCGGCCAACGTCTGCGGGCAGGGGCGGTGAGCGAGGGCCGGGTGCCGGGTCGACTGTCCCCAGCTCAGACCCACCCGGCCGAAGCAAGGCCTCCCGGCTCCCATCGGAGCTTCCACCGCCGCAGCGACCCTCATTCAGCCAGTGGTTCTAACCTCCTTCCCTCCGCCCCCGTCACCCTCTATCCCTCCACTcgctgtccttccttccttcctttccggGTTTCCCTCTTCCCAAGACCGCCAGAAGCCGCTTCTCCGCTGTTCTCCACCCCCACCTTGAAGAGAGCGAAGCAGCCAATCTGGCGCGGGAGGGGCAACCCTAAAAGGCTGGGCAGTTGGGACACGAGCACGTGCAGCGCGGCCCCGCTGGTCAGCGCTTTGACCACAGGCTCCGACAAAAAGGTGGACAGGACGCCGAGCTGCAGCGCGAACATGCCCAGCTGCAGGGGAGGAGATGTGCAATCACTACCGGAGGAGGAGCGGACCCGCTGGTGCGCATCTCT
Proteins encoded in this window:
- the LOC125106161 gene encoding solute carrier family 26 member 10-like isoform X3 codes for the protein MSGLPGARTCPGLGEASDLKFPLGAKFREPLTEARFQQLFADAEQESELLSEPRWSRLCRQWRRWPGACSRPGAWRLLLARLPPLRWLPHYRWRAWLLGDAVAGVTVGIVHVPQGMAFALLTSVPPVFGLYTSFFPVLIYTLLGTGRHLSTGTFAVLSLMTGSAVERLVPEPLGGNLSGIEREELDAQRVGAAAALAFGSGALMLGMFALQLGVLSTFLSEPVVKALTSGAALHVLVSQLPSLLGLPLPRQIGCFALFKTLAAVLTALPRSSPAELTISALSLALLVPVKELNVRFRDKLPTPIPGEIVMVLLASVLCFTSSLDTRYNVQIVGLLPGGFPQPHLPNLTELPRILVDSLPIALVAFAVSASLASIYADKYSYTIDSNQELLAHGVSNLISSLFSCFPNSATLATTSLLVDAGGNTQLAGLFSCIVVLSVLLWLGPFFYYLPKAVLACINISSMRQMFFQMQELPQLWRISRMDFAVWVVTWVAVVILSVDLGLAIGVVFSMMTVICRTQRVQCLALGLAEGTELYRPLRESHKLLKVPGLCILSYPAPLYFGTRGQFRRTLEWHLGLGEGGKEAPKTDGPPNAVAEPVRVVVLDCSGLTFADAAGAREVVQLAGRCRDAGIHLLLAQCNGESLSAGDTDPGRTPEQSDPRTAVRQCPGCSCSCPGETGEGAGATGGKPGRCRAL
- the LOC125106161 gene encoding solute carrier family 26 member 10-like isoform X1, yielding MSGLPGARTCPGLGEASDLKFPLGAKFREPLTEARFQQLFADAEQESELLSEPRWSRLCRQWRRWPGACSRPGAWRLLLARLPPLRWLPHYRWRAWLLGDAVAGVTVGIVHVPQGMAFALLTSVPPVFGLYTSFFPVLIYTLLGTGRHLSTGTFAVLSLMTGSAVERLVPEPLGGNLSGIEREELDAQRVGAAAALAFGSGALMLGMFALQLGVLSTFLSEPVVKALTSGAALHVLVSQLPSLLGLPLPRQIGCFALFKTLAAVLTALPRSSPAELTISALSLALLVPVKELNVRFRDKLPTPIPGEIVMVLLASVLCFTSSLDTRYNVQIVGLLPGGFPQPHLPNLTELPRILVDSLPIALVAFAVSASLASIYADKYSYTIDSNQELLAHGVSNLISSLFSCFPNSATLATTSLLVDAGGNTQLAGLFSCIVVLSVLLWLGPFFYYLPKAVLACINISSMRQMFFQMQELPQLWRISRMDFAVWVVTWVAVVILSVDLGLAIGVVFSMMTVICRTQRVQCLALGLAEGTELYRPLRESHKLLKVPGLCILSYPAPLYFGTRGQFRRTLEWHLGLGEGGKEAPKTDGPPNAVAEPVRVVVLDCSGLTFADAAGAREVVQLAGRCRDAGIHLLLAQCNASVLGTLTQAGLLNRVTPEQLFVSVQDAAAHALERLVRGQEQQEGNPGGAGLYSRSHETTGPKTCTVWV
- the LOC125106161 gene encoding solute carrier family 26 member 10-like isoform X5 — its product is MSGLPGARTCPGLGEASDLKFPLGAKFREPLTEARFQQLFADAEQESELLSEPRWSRLCRQWRRWPGACSRPGAWRLLLARLPPLRWLPHYRWRAWLLGDAVAGVTVGIVHVPQGMAFALLTSVPPVFGLYTSFFPVLIYTLLGTGRHLSTGTFAVLSLMTGSAVERLVPEPLGGNLSGIEREELDAQRVGAAAALAFGSGALMLGMFALQLGVLSTFLSEPVVKALTSGAALHVLVSQLPSLLGLPLPRQIGCFALFKTLAAVLTALPRSSPAELTISALSLALLVPVKELNVRFRDKLPTPIPGEIVMVLLASVLCFTSSLDTRYNVQIVGLLPGGFPQPHLPNLTELPRILVDSLPIALVAFAVSASLASIYADKYSYTIDSNQELLAHGVSNLISSLFSCFPNSATLATTSLLVDAGGNTQLAGLFSCIVVLSVLLWLGPFFYYLPKAVLACINISSMRQMFFQMQELPQLWRISRMDFAVWVVTWVAVVILSVDLGLAIGVVFSMMTVICRTQRVQCLALGLAEGTELYRPLRESHKLLKVPGLCILSYPAPLYFGTRGQFRRTLEWHLGLGEGGKEAPKTDGPPNAVAEPVRVVVLDCSGLTFADAAGAREVVQLAGRCRDAGIHLLLAQCNASVLGTLTQAGLLNRVTPEQLFVSVQDAAAHALERLETTGPKTCTVWV
- the LOC125106161 gene encoding solute carrier family 26 member 10-like isoform X2 gives rise to the protein MSGLPGARTCPGLGEASDLKFPLGAKFREPLTEARFQQLFADAEQESELLSEPRWSRLCRQWRRWPGACSRPGAWRLLLARLPPLRWLPHYRWRAWLLGDAVAGVTVGIVHVPQGMAFALLTSVPPVFGLYTSFFPVLIYTLLGTGRHLSTGTFAVLSLMTGSAVERLVPEPLGGNLSGIEREELDAQRVGAAAALAFGSGALMLGMFALQLGVLSTFLSEPVVKALTSGAALHVLVSQLPSLLGLPLPRQIGCFALFKTLAAVLTALPRSSPAELTISALSLALLVPVKELNVRFRDKLPTPIPGEIVMVLLASVLCFTSSLDTRYNVQIVGLLPGGFPQPHLPNLTELPRILVDSLPIALVAFAVSASLASIYADKYSYTIDSNQELLAHGVSNLISSLFSCFPNSATLATTSLLVDAGGNTQLAGLFSCIVVLSVLLWLGPFFYYLPKAVLACINISSMRQMFFQMQELPQLWRISRMDFAVWVVTWVAVVILSVDLGLAIGVVFSMMTVICRTQRVQCLALGLAEGTELYRPLRESHKLLKVPGLCILSYPAPLYFGTRGQFRRTLEWHLGLGEGGKEAPKTDGPPNAVAEPVRVVVLDCSGLTFADAAGAREVVQLAGRCRDAGIHLLLAQCNGESLSAGDTDPGRTPEQSDPRTAVRQCPGCSCSCPGETGDYGSEDLHSVGLTQSSGVWRAPTIRV
- the LOC125106161 gene encoding solute carrier family 26 member 10-like isoform X4, coding for MSGLPGARTCPGLGEASDLKFPLGAKFREPLTEARFQQLFADAEQESELLSEPRWSRLCRQWRRWPGACSRPGAWRLLLARLPPLRWLPHYRWRAWLLGDAVAGVTVGIVHVPQGMAFALLTSVPPVFGLYTSFFPVLIYTLLGTGRHLSTGTFAVLSLMTGSAVERLVPEPLGGNLSGIEREELDAQRVGAAAALAFGSGALMLGMFALQLGVLSTFLSEPVVKALTSGAALHVLVSQLPSLLGLPLPRQIGCFALFKTLAAVLTALPRSSPAELTISALSLALLVPVKELNVRFRDKLPTPIPGEIVMVLLASVLCFTSSLDTRYNVQIVGLLPGGFPQPHLPNLTELPRILVDSLPIALVAFAVSASLASIYADKYSYTIDSNQELLAHGVSNLISSLFSCFPNSATLATTSLLVDAGGNTQLAGLFSCIVVLSVLLWLGPFFYYLPKAVLACINISSMRQMFFQMQELPQLWRISRMDFAVWVVTWVAVVILSVDLGLAIGVVFSMMTVICRTQRVQCLALGLAEGTELYRPLRESHKLLKVPGLCILSYPAPLYFGTRGQFRRTLEWHLGLGEGGKEAPKTDGPPNADAAGAREVVQLAGRCRDAGIHLLLAQCNASVLGTLTQAGLLNRVTPEQLFVSVQDAAAHALERLVRGQEQQEGNPGGAGLYSRSHETTGPKTCTVWV
- the LOC125106161 gene encoding solute carrier family 26 member 10-like isoform X6, translated to MSGLPGARTCPGLGEASDLKFPLGAKFREPLTEARFQQLFADAEQESELLSEPRWSRLCRQWRRWPGACSRPGAWRLLLARLPPLRWLPHYRWRAWLLGDAVAGVTVGIVHVPQGMAFALLTSVPPVFGLYTSFFPVLIYTLLGTGRHLSTGTFAVLSLMTGSAVERLVPEPLGGNLSGIEREELDAQRVGAAAALAFGSGALMTLAAVLTALPRSSPAELTISALSLALLVPVKELNVRFRDKLPTPIPGEIVMVLLASVLCFTSSLDTRYNVQIVGLLPGGFPQPHLPNLTELPRILVDSLPIALVAFAVSASLASIYADKYSYTIDSNQELLAHGVSNLISSLFSCFPNSATLATTSLLVDAGGNTQLAGLFSCIVVLSVLLWLGPFFYYLPKAVLACINISSMRQMFFQMQELPQLWRISRMDFAVWVVTWVAVVILSVDLGLAIGVVFSMMTVICRTQRVQCLALGLAEGTELYRPLRESHKLLKVPGLCILSYPAPLYFGTRGQFRRTLEWHLGLGEGGKEAPKTDGPPNAVAEPVRVVVLDCSGLTFADAAGAREVVQLAGRCRDAGIHLLLAQCNASVLGTLTQAGLLNRVTPEQLFVSVQDAAAHALERLVRGQEQQEGNPGGAGLYSRSHETTGPKTCTVWV